The Lewinella sp. 4G2 nucleotide sequence ATTGGAACCCCGCGAACAGACGCTAGGAAAGAATGGCACCTGGTCCAAAGGCAGGAAAGTTTCCCTCAAGCGCGTCAAGACCGGCGAAGTAGAGGGGATGACACCGCAGGACGTATCCGTCGCCCAAACGATTGAGGACGACGCGACGAAATTCCACCCGGCCGGCAGCTACACGATTCGTTACGAAGACGCCTTACTGGCGATGGTGGGCCATCCCCACCTGTACCTGCTAAAGAATCCGGCGGTAGGGGTAGACCTCGTCCGCCGTAACCCCCAACTCCTCATTGAGGAAGGGGACAACCGCCTCTTCGTCCGCTTCGCCCAGGATTTTGTAGGAACGGGCGTACAGGTAGTCAAAGAGACGCCGACTCGCTACCAAGTGATCGAGGTAAACGACAGCCACGATGCCATCCACCGCCAGATCGGTAACGGATTGGAGATTCCCAAACGGGCCCGCCACCGCGTGCAGGAGGTCAGCCGTAACCTGAGCAAACTCGTCGAAGTACAGAGTACCCTCAACGGCCTGATCGACGACGTCGACCAAACGAAGGCGGACCAGCGGACTTACGTCCACCTGCTACCCATCGGGGAGACCTTTAAGGTGGAGTTCTTCGTCAAGCCCCTCGCGGCGGAAGACCAGTACTTTAAGCCGGGCAAGGGTCGCAACAAGGTCATCGGTGAAGTCGCCGGTCAACGCATCCTGGCGGAACGCAACATGAAAAAAGAGATCGAGCTGGCCGAAGAGGTCATTCTCGACTGTCCTACCCTACAGAAACTCGTCCACCGCGACTACGAGTGGCAGGTAGACGAAGTGGAAGATTGCCTGTCCATCCTGCTTGAACTACAACCCTTACGGGCGCTGGACAAGATCGTCCTGGAACACCCCCGCGGCGAGCGTATCCGTCTCGTCGGCAGCGTGGATTTCAGCGATCTCAGCCTCGGCGTCAAAGAAAAAGCAGGCTGGTTCGACGTTGAAGGTGAGCTCCGCGTGGACGATAACCAGGTCATCAACTTCCGCGAACTGATGGAAAAGGTGGCCGAAAACGAGCAGAGCCAGTTCATCCAGCTAAGTGAAGGCCAGTACGTGGCCCTCACCGAATCCCTACGCCGTAAGCTCTCCGAAATGGAGGGCCTCATGAGCCAGGATAAGGATGGTCTCCACCTCCACCCGCTCGCCGCCGGCATCCTCGACGACGTGGCCGACCAATTGGGCGACTTCGAAGCTGACGTTGCCTGGCGGGAATCCATCCAGCGAATTCAATCCGTAGGGACGACCATTGCCCGCGTGCCTTCCACCTTCCGGGCAGAATTGCGCCCCTACCAGTTAGATGGTTTCCGGTGGCTGATGCGCCTCGCCGAATGGGGCGTCGGTGCCTGCTTGGCGGATGATATGGGTCTGGGTAAGACCATCCAGGGCCTAGCCTGTCTGTTGGCCCGTGCCGAACAAGGCCCCGCCCTCGTCATTGCCCCCGCTTCCGTTACCCGTAACTGGATGCGGGAAGCCGCCAAATTTGCCCCAACACTAAACCCAATCCTCCTGGGTGGAACGGACCGGGCAACAATGATTGAGTCCGTCGGCCCCTACGACGTGCTAGTGGTGAGCTACGGCCTCCTACCCTTCGAAGGGGAAAACCTGGCCGCGAAACGCTTCGGGACGATCATCCTCGATGAAGCCCAGGCCATCAAGAACCGGGGGACGAAACGGAGCCAGGTAGCGATGTCGCTACAGGGAGACTTCCGCGTAGCCACTACGGGTACGCCGATCGAAAACCACCTGGGTGAACTGTGGAACCTGTTCCAGTTCCTCAATCCCGGGTTACTGGGTACGTTCCAGCGCTTCAACGAGAAGTACACCATCCCGGTAACGAAGAACAACGACAACGAAAGGCGGCAACAATTGCGCCGCTTGATCCAGCCATTCATCCTGCGTCGGCGCAAAGAAGAAGTACTGGAAGAATTGCCACCGAAGACGGAAGTCACCCTCACCGTGGAGCTATCTCCGTCGGAGCGGGCTTTCTACGAGGCACTCCGCCAGAATGCTTTGGAGCAGATCGACAATAGCGACGGCCAGAACCGCCGCTTCCAGATTCTCGCTGAACTGATGAAGCTTCGCCAAGCAGCCTGCCACCCTAAAATGGTGGACCCAAGCGTGGACATCGACAGCTCCAAACTGGAACTCGTCGCCGAAACCGTCAAGGAACTCCGGGAGAATGGCCACAAGGCGCTGATCTTCTCCCAGTTCGTTCGCCACCTCAAGCTGGTGGAGAAGATGATGCAGGAGATGGGTGTCCCCTATCAATACCTGGATGGATCTACCCCGGGCAAGAAACGCGACGAGGCCGTTCAGGCTTTCCAGCGTGGCGATGGTGACGTCTTCCTGATATCCCTGAAAGCTGGTGGTACGGGCCTTACCCTGACCGCCGCCGACTACGTTCTCCACCTCGACCCCTGGTGGAACCCCGCCGTGGAAGACCAAGCAAGTGACCGGGCTCACCGGATTGGGCAGCAACGCCCCGTCACCGTTTACCGCTTCGTTAGCGAGAACACGATCGAAGAAAAGATCGTGGAACTTCACCACCAGAAGCGGGACTTGGCGGATAGCTTGTTGAGTGGTACGGAGCAGAGTGCTAGCCTGAGCGCGGAGGACTTGTTGAACTTGATCAAGTTTGGGTAGACGCGACTCGGTTTGTTTTCGACAAGGAGTTAAAGGAGATAAAGAGGGATAAGGGGAGCGCTGTCGCGCCTGCTTCTTAAAACTCTCTACCGCCTTGTACATCTTTGCGAAACCAGATATGCAATAAGTAGCTCGAAACTAGCCACACTTGTTTCGCAAAGAAGCGTAAGACGGCTAAGACGAAAGAGAAGACTGGCACCGTGTCTTGCTTCTTAAACCTCTCTACCGCCTTGTACATCTTTGCGAAACTGGAGACGCCGTAAGTAGCTAAGAACTGCCAAACTTGTTTCGCTAAGAAGCGTAAGACGGCTAAGACGAAAGAGAAGACTGACGTTACGTGTGCCTAGCTTCTTATCCGCCTTTCCCTCCTTATCCTTCTTGTCGAAAATCTGATTACAAGCCCTAAAATTCAAAGCGTCCCCCTATTCCCCGCCTCCGTAGCTTTGCCGCAAATATCCCCGCCCCATGTCCGCCGAATTAGTTTACCAACATTTTCCTGAGCTTTCCGATAAGCAACGTGAGCAATTTGCCCAGCTGGATGCGCTCTACCGCGATTGGAACTCCAAGATCAACGTCATCAGCCGGAAGGATATTGACAATTTGTACCCCAACCATATTCTCCATTCGCTGGCCATTGCTAAAGTGGTACGGTTCAAACCCGGAGCGAAGGTCCTGGACCTGGGGACGGGCGGTGGCTTCCCCGGTATCCCCCTAGCCATCCTGTTTCCGGAAACTGAATTTCACCTCATCGACGGCATCGCCAAAAAGATTCGCGTCTGTAATGAGGTGATCAAAGGGCTGGGGCTAACGAACGTCCGGGCTGAACAGAAGAGGGCGGAGGAACTGAAGAAGCCGGTGTACGATTTCGTCGTCACCCGCGCCGTAGCGAAAATGGCCCGCATTGCGGAGTGGAGCATGCGCTTGATCACGCGCAAGCAACAACACGCTATTCCCAACGGCATCCTGGCGTTAAAAGGGGTGGGGCTAGAGCAGGAGATGAAAGAGTTGCCGAAGAAATCCTACCTCGAAGAATACCCCATCAAGGACATGTTCCCCGGCGTAGACTTTTACGAGGTAAAGGCCGTGATCTACCTGCAGTATTGATCAAGCTGCCATCAGTATTTGAGCAGCGTGAAAACGAAGAGGGTGCGTAAACTCCCGTAAGCAAATGACTTTGCTGGCGGAAGGTTACGCACCCTCGATATTTGTTGAGTAGGAGTTATAGCCTACATGTAGCCCAGTGCGAGCACGAGGAACGTCAGCATGAATGGCATCGCGACCCAGAACCACTGGTTGAAGAAGACGAGCATGACCGCGAAGATCACGAAGGAGATCAAAAAGTAGAGCCAGTATTTGCGGCGGTCAGCGGCGGTAGAATTTGCCATGGGGATTATAATTTTGGGAGTACAAAGATAGGGACAAGAAATCAGTATTGAAGGGGCAAAACAACGGTTGGAACTTTAGTACCCCACCTCGTTGGCTGCCGCTTTGTCGAGCCACCAGATCAGTTTACCCGAGGTGGGGTTCACGTGAGCTACGGGGAAATCCTGGGCGCCGTGCTCCCGGTTCAGGATCTGCGCTACCCGTTGGGTCTTGCCGTTTCCGGTGATTAGGAATGATACCTCGTCGGAGGCATTCAGTACCGGGCCGGTCATCGTTACGCGCTTTTGTCCGCTTTCCGGGTGGGTCGCTACCGCGCAAATTTCTTTGCTGTCCATCAACTCCTTCATGTTGCTGGGGAAAATGGAAGCCGTGTGACCATCACCGCCCATCCCGAGCATGTTGATGTCCAGGATCGGCAATCCATCGCTGTTCATGGGGAGCAGACGGACCATCGTTTCCGCGTATTTTTTTGCCGCTGCCGCGGGTGCCAAGTCAGTAGGGACGGCGTGGATCTGGCTCTGCACGACGGGCACCTTATCAAAGAGAAGTCGCTTGACTTCACCGTAATTGCTCTCCGGGTCATCGTGGGGAACGCAGCGCTCATCCCCCCAAAAAAAGTGGAGGCGCGACCAGTCGATCCGGTGGACGTACTCCTCCGCCAATAGATTGAACAGCAATTTAGGGGTACTGCCACCCGAGAGCGCCCAGAAGATCGGCCCCTCCGGTTTATCCGCCAGTTTCTGTACGATGTGGTCGGCGAAAGCGCGGGCGACGGCGCGGCCGTCTACGGAAATTCTTAAGTCGGGGTTGTAACTCATTGGGGGCTTGTCTTCTTGGTTAATACAATTCATTTGAAGGGCTAAGGTTTGGCCTTAGCTGGCTGCGGCCATCACGGCCCGCCACACGCGCAGGACGTTACCCGAACACATCTTCTCGATGTCCTCGTCCGAATATCCACGTTTGAGCAGCGTGTAGATGAGGTTGGGGTAGGCGCTTACGTCCTTCAGGCCTGTAGGTAAGGAATCACCGACGCCGTCAAAGTCCGAGCCGAAACCAACGTGGTCGACGCCGGCGAACTGAACCACGCGGTCGATGTGGTCCGCGACCGTTTCCACGTCAGCGTACAGGGTGGGGAATTCTTTGGTGAAGGCTTCTTCCAGTTCTTCCGTTCCTTCGTCGCCGTATTCGATCCCAGCCTCAACGAGACGTTCCCGAAAAATATCGCGGAGGCTATCCTGGCGGCTGCGCAGGTTGCCATCCAGGAAAGTGGAGCCGAAGTTGATTTGGATAACGCCACCTTCTTCCCCCAAACGGGTGATCATCTCATCACTCATATTGCGTTCGAAGCCCGGGGTGAAGTGGCGGGCACTGGAGTGGCTGGCGATCATCGGCACGTCCGTCATCTCTACCACCTGCCAGAAGGTGCTGTCACTTACGTGGCTGATGTCCACCATGATCCCCACTCGGTTCATTTCGGCGACGACCTCCCGGCCAAAGTCGCTCAAACCACCGTGAGTAGCCGTGGTGTCGTAACTACTGTCGCAGATCAGGTTATCCTTGGCGTGCGTGAGGGTGATGTAGGAGATGCCCTTATTGCGGTACTCCTCCACCCGGCTCAGTTGGTCTTCGATGGGGGAGCCATTCTCCATACCCATGGGCAGGCTCATGATGCCGTTCTTGAAGTTCTGTACCATTTCCTCCGGCGTAGTGGTGATCCGGAAGTTATCCGGGTGGGCTGCCGCAATGCCTTTTACCATGGTGATAAGGCTATCCGCCAGTTTGGGGCTCTCCCCCGGCTCCTCCTGCAAACCACTGGGGATGTAGATCGACATAAAGGGAGCGTCCAACCCTCCTTTGACGGCCCGCTTGTAATCAAAATCCCCCGCGTCCGTCTCAATGGGGATGCCGAGGAACTCCTTATCCAATTTGAAATTCTTCACCTTCAACCGGTAGGGCAAGTCCACGTGCCCGTCCGTGATCAAGAATTGTTGAACCAGCTCTTCGGCGTGCGCCCGCATTTCCGCGTCGGACATTTCAGGGGCGCCCGTACCCCCTTCGCTGCTGCAGGCGGATAGGATGAGCAATAAAAAGAGGAGAGGAAATTGGCGTAACGTCATGGGGTGAAATTACGCGTTTTTATGGGTCCGATTAAAGACCCCGGTAGGGGTCCCCAAGATAGCCCGGGGTCAGAGAGGCGCAGCCGAACGACCCCGGGAAAGGAAAATCCCCAAAACCATCCCCGTCCCGAAGGGCCGGCCTACGTAGCGGTGGCACACCGTTAGGTGGCCCACCCTATAAATGGAAGGAAGGTTCACAAAACGATAACGCGAACGACCCCGGGAAAAAAGATTTTACAAACCATCCCCGTCCCGAAGGGCCGGCCTACGTAGCGGTGGCACATTGTCAGGTGGCCCACTCTACAAACGGCGTGGCCCATTCCACACAAACGAATCGTGGCCCACCCGAAAACGCCATCGCACACCCCACATATTCCATGGCCCACCCTATAAAAACCATAACCAAACAATCCCGCAAATAAAAAGCTCCTAAACAACCCCAGCAAAAGCCTCCCAAACCTCCCCCTCCGGAACCGGCGCCGTGTGCAACACCCGTTCCCCGGTGACGGGATGGTCATACCCCACGCGGTAGCTATGCAAATCAATCGTGCCCCCCTCGTTGCTACGCTTGAAGCCGTACTTTTTATCCCCCCGGATCGGGCAGCCGATGGCGGCGAGTTGGGCGCGGATCTGGTGTTTGCGGCCCGTCTTCAGGTTAATGCGCAAAAG carries:
- a CDS encoding DEAD/DEAH box helicase, with the protein product MNGNFRALWADLSATERDVAVVLSMVYEERSVLDLSRLLNKIGLHPPKGENRFTHAVTEEIVHKLHELGLFVKHDERSWRISPDISERIMRRASRRPDFAHLLNEIRRELPYKTYWQPSSARALMREIRINFYLQNESQFERLQKDTETFYPDKAATGFFTDPLYDEFSARWVETLPAAWRIESVNRAFRRAINQVEPLDPLIEFLEQYDGIRGADAGALRDLLAEAFVLQGKWSRLQLWADLETDDWRKAANNLIYRVLRDDDEGAEKLIKAVKVGFQRDHANKYPTHLAGYLYQLSMLRAGGVKSGSAFGRNLDAMEPTQNLRLGGTFLVFRALQAYLRNDEEAQRIALDGLDRTEQNAFTLTFRALYDLWTSPSSEPAPEAYLTILDELRDKAATNGYRWMEMELTRVLGLRHADPQARQAYTERANSLSDELRIFSLSDAMPRIEPWERALEVLASMSSLEKGSDKKAKKTSRFVWFVDFDTRELEPREQTLGKNGTWSKGRKVSLKRVKTGEVEGMTPQDVSVAQTIEDDATKFHPAGSYTIRYEDALLAMVGHPHLYLLKNPAVGVDLVRRNPQLLIEEGDNRLFVRFAQDFVGTGVQVVKETPTRYQVIEVNDSHDAIHRQIGNGLEIPKRARHRVQEVSRNLSKLVEVQSTLNGLIDDVDQTKADQRTYVHLLPIGETFKVEFFVKPLAAEDQYFKPGKGRNKVIGEVAGQRILAERNMKKEIELAEEVILDCPTLQKLVHRDYEWQVDEVEDCLSILLELQPLRALDKIVLEHPRGERIRLVGSVDFSDLSLGVKEKAGWFDVEGELRVDDNQVINFRELMEKVAENEQSQFIQLSEGQYVALTESLRRKLSEMEGLMSQDKDGLHLHPLAAGILDDVADQLGDFEADVAWRESIQRIQSVGTTIARVPSTFRAELRPYQLDGFRWLMRLAEWGVGACLADDMGLGKTIQGLACLLARAEQGPALVIAPASVTRNWMREAAKFAPTLNPILLGGTDRATMIESVGPYDVLVVSYGLLPFEGENLAAKRFGTIILDEAQAIKNRGTKRSQVAMSLQGDFRVATTGTPIENHLGELWNLFQFLNPGLLGTFQRFNEKYTIPVTKNNDNERRQQLRRLIQPFILRRRKEEVLEELPPKTEVTLTVELSPSERAFYEALRQNALEQIDNSDGQNRRFQILAELMKLRQAACHPKMVDPSVDIDSSKLELVAETVKELRENGHKALIFSQFVRHLKLVEKMMQEMGVPYQYLDGSTPGKKRDEAVQAFQRGDGDVFLISLKAGGTGLTLTAADYVLHLDPWWNPAVEDQASDRAHRIGQQRPVTVYRFVSENTIEEKIVELHHQKRDLADSLLSGTEQSASLSAEDLLNLIKFG
- the rsmG gene encoding 16S rRNA (guanine(527)-N(7))-methyltransferase RsmG, which encodes MSAELVYQHFPELSDKQREQFAQLDALYRDWNSKINVISRKDIDNLYPNHILHSLAIAKVVRFKPGAKVLDLGTGGGFPGIPLAILFPETEFHLIDGIAKKIRVCNEVIKGLGLTNVRAEQKRAEELKKPVYDFVVTRAVAKMARIAEWSMRLITRKQQHAIPNGILALKGVGLEQEMKELPKKSYLEEYPIKDMFPGVDFYEVKAVIYLQY
- the pgl gene encoding 6-phosphogluconolactonase, producing the protein MSYNPDLRISVDGRAVARAFADHIVQKLADKPEGPIFWALSGGSTPKLLFNLLAEEYVHRIDWSRLHFFWGDERCVPHDDPESNYGEVKRLLFDKVPVVQSQIHAVPTDLAPAAAAKKYAETMVRLLPMNSDGLPILDINMLGMGGDGHTASIFPSNMKELMDSKEICAVATHPESGQKRVTMTGPVLNASDEVSFLITGNGKTQRVAQILNREHGAQDFPVAHVNPTSGKLIWWLDKAAANEVGY
- a CDS encoding dipeptidase, whose product is MTLRQFPLLFLLLILSACSSEGGTGAPEMSDAEMRAHAEELVQQFLITDGHVDLPYRLKVKNFKLDKEFLGIPIETDAGDFDYKRAVKGGLDAPFMSIYIPSGLQEEPGESPKLADSLITMVKGIAAAHPDNFRITTTPEEMVQNFKNGIMSLPMGMENGSPIEDQLSRVEEYRNKGISYITLTHAKDNLICDSSYDTTATHGGLSDFGREVVAEMNRVGIMVDISHVSDSTFWQVVEMTDVPMIASHSSARHFTPGFERNMSDEMITRLGEEGGVIQINFGSTFLDGNLRSRQDSLRDIFRERLVEAGIEYGDEGTEELEEAFTKEFPTLYADVETVADHIDRVVQFAGVDHVGFGSDFDGVGDSLPTGLKDVSAYPNLIYTLLKRGYSDEDIEKMCSGNVLRVWRAVMAAAS